Sequence from the Lysobacter capsici genome:
TGGCGCTGCCGACCGCGAAGATCTGCCCGCCGTTGACCGCTTCCAGGCTGCCGGCCGCGATCTGGCCGGCGGCGAGGTTGCCGATCAAGGTGCCGGTGCCGGCCGGGCCGCGCAGGGTGATCGCGCCGTAGTTCGGATTGCCGGCGCCGTCGTCGTTGTACTGCACCGCGAACGCGTCCGCCGTGGCCAGGCCGGTGTTGATCGCCGCCAGCGCGGAACCCACGTTGTTGTAGCCGTTGCCGTCGATGACGTAGTTCGGCGCGGTCACGGTGCCGTCCGCGGCGACGCCCGCGCCGCCGCCGAGGCGCTGCGCGTTGGACTGGCTGATCGTGAACACCTGGGCGCCGTTGATCGCCTGGGTGCTGCCGGCGTTGACCAGGCCGGCGCGCACGTTCGAAATCGTCGTGCCGCCCGCGCCTTGCAGGGTGACGTTGGCGAAGTCCGGGGTACCGCCGAGGTCGTCGTACTTGACCGCGAACGGATCGGCCGCCGCGGTCGACAACGCGCCCTGCAACTGGGCCAGATTGACCGCGTCGGTGCCGTTGCTGCCGGCGGCGACGTTGGTGAGCTTGCGGGTCGCGCCGGCCGCGCCGATCGAGACTTCGCCCGAGGACGTCTGCGGCGCGACCAGGCCGAACGCGGTGTAGCCGGTCTGCGCGCCGACCGCCGTGCTCGAACCGGCGCCGAGCGCGACGCTGTTGGCGTGGGTGGAGGTCGCGCCGAAGCCGAGGATGGTCTGGCGATTGGCGTTGCCGAAGCTGTTGTCGCCGATCACCACCGAATTGCCCAGGCGCGCGGCGTAGTTGGTGTCGGGACCGCCGGTGAAGCCGGCCGCGGCCGCGGTGATGGTGGGCAGTTGATGGCGCGCGTTGGTGCCCATCACGATGGTGTTGGAGCCGTTGGCGTAGCTGCCGTCGCCGATGATGGTCTGGTTGTTCTGCGCGGCGTTGGTGCGCCAGGTGCAGGCCAGGCCGATGATCACGCACGAGGCGCTGTTGTTGTTGCCGGTGTAGTTGCTGTCCTGGAACTGGATGTAGCTGTCGGACTGCACCGCGCCGATCAGGGTCAGATGATTGGCCGGCTGGTTGCCGTCCAGGTCGAGCACGTTCGGCGCCTGCACCAGGTTGAGGATCAGCGACAGATACGAGTAATTGAAGTTCGCCCGGTCGATGGTCAGGCAGCCGCTGCCGAGCAGGCCGCAGGCTTGATAGTCGTTGCCCAGCAGCCAGTTGCTCAGATAGGCGCTGATGCCGGGCAGGGTGTTGTTCAACGCCGGCGGCGGTTCGATCACGCTCATCGGCGAGACCATGCCGCCGTCGTCGAATGCGCTGGCCGAACTCCAGGTGGAGCGGTTCGGCATGCCGTCGAAGACCAAGGGCAGCAGCGGCGCTTCGCTGTCGAGGACCGCGTCGCTGGTGCTCGCTTCGGACGTGGCCGCGTCGTCGGCCGCGATCTTGGACGCGGAGGTTTCGACCTCGGCCTTGACCGCGGATTCGGGTTCGGCCGCGCTCGCGGCGATGGGCAACAACCCCATCAGTCCCACGGCGATGCATCCGCTCAACAGACAGATGCGCATGTGTCGCGCGCGTTCCGGCGCCGGGTAGGCGAGGGGCGTTTGCTTGCCGTGGTTCGGGTTGCGTCTGGTCATGACAGCCTCCGTCATTCGATTGCGGTAGGCCGATCGACATCCGGGGCGGAACGGGTGGTGGTCGAAGCGGTGCAAGCGTGCCGTGAGGCCGCGATGATGTTCCCCTTTCCCCCTGATGCCGTGACTGCCGTGTTCGCTGGCACGGTCGGTACGTCGGCGAATTCAGGCTAGGCGCGGCTCGGGGTGCAACACACTCACCTCCGCTCACGCTTCAGCTTGATGCTCAGACAACGAAAAACGGCGGCCGTAATGGCCGCCGTTCCGCGTTGCGCGCGTCGCGATCGACGCGATGCGATGTCAACTCAGTTGTTCGATCTCACGATCGTGCACAGATAGCCCATGCCGCGCACCGCGCGCAGCGGCAACGGCAACGGGCTCATCAACGCGACCTTCTTGCGCAGGCGATAGATCAGCATTTCCAGCCGGTGCGGATCGAAGTCGTAGACGTCGCTGGTCAGCGAACCGATCAGGCTGTCGTGCGAAACCGGATGCCCGCCCGCGCCGGTGTTGACCAGTCGCAGCAGCACGTTGCGTTCGGGCGCGCTCAGGTCGATCGACGCGCCCTCGGGCGTGCGCAGGGTCCAGCCGTCCAGCGCCAGTTCCCATTCGGGTTGGCCGGCGCCGGCGCGCGCCGGCATCGCGCGCATGTGGTGCTGCAGGCTGTGCATGGCGGTGACGACGGCGGCGAGTCCGTCCAGGTCGACCGGCTTGGCGAAACAGGCGTCGGCGATCTCGTGGTACGAATCGGCTTCGCCATGGCAGCCGGCTTCGGCGTCGAGCACGATGATGCCGATGTCGGAGTGCTGGCGCAGATGCAGCGCGACCGAGCGCGGGTTGTCGTCGGGCAGGTCGCTGGCGATCACCGCGATGTCGCACGGCGCGGTCAGCAGGTTTCGGTACAGCGCGGTCGCGTTGGCGCATTCGACGATCGCGAACTGGCGCGTCTGCAGCGAATGCAGGATCTGCTGGCGAAGGTCGGGATCGCGCTCGACCACGGCGATGCGCCGGGCGTTGCGGTTATCGGCGCCGGCGGCGCCTGAACTGGTGGAACTGCTGGCCTGAAACGCGCTGATTGCGGCCATCCTGGTGTCCCCTGTTTTGATCGAACTACCAACTGTTTCTTATGTAGAAACAGTGCCGGTCGATGTCCAATATCAGGTTACGGGCTCCCTCGAAATCTAATGTGACATAGATCGGGGTTTATACAAAGTATTGAATTAATGAGGAAATGAGTCCTCATATTTAGATCGAGATAACAGATTTTATGTGCCTTGTTGAGCCCTGAAACGCAGAAAAGGCCGCCCACCGGACAGGTGGACGGCCTTTGGGGTTATTACCGTCGCAGCGGGGCTGAACTATTTACTCTTTCGAGCCCTTGGCCGGAGCGACCGGGGCGGTCAGGCCGCGGCGTTCGAGCAGCGGCTGGATCTGCGGATCGTGGCCGGAGAAGTCGCGGAACAGCTGCAGCGCATCCTTGCTGCCGCCGCGCGAGAGCAAGGTGGCGCGGAAGCGGTCGCCGTTTTCGCGGGTCAGGCCGCCGTGCTGCTTGATCCACTCCACGGTGTTGGCGTCGAGCACCTCGGACCAGATATAGGCGTAATAACCGGCCGCGTAGCCGCCCATGATGTGGCTGAAGTACGGGGTGCGGTAACGCGGCGGGACCGGCGGGTAGAAAATGCCGTCTTTCTTCAGCGAGGCGGTTTCGAACGCCATCACGTCCTTGGGCGCCGGGACCTTGGAGGCGTCGCCGATCTGGTGGTAGTTCTGGTCCAGCATCGCCGCGCCGAGGTATTCGGTGGTGGTGAAGCCCTGGTTGAACTTGGACGCGGCCAGGACCTTGTCCAGCAGTTCCTTCGGCATCGCCTCGCCGGTCTGGTAGTGCTTGGCGTAGTTGGCCAGCACCGACGGCCAGTCGGCCCACATCTCGTTGACCTGCGAGGGGAACTCGACGAAGTCGCGCGGCACGCTGGTGCCGGAGAAGTAGGGGTACTTCACGTTAGAGAACATGCCGTGCAGGGCATGGCCGAACTCATGGAACATGGTGGTGACCTCGTCCCAGGTCATCAGCGTCGGCTTGCCGGCCGGCGGCTTGGGGATGTTGAGGTGGTTGGCCACGACCGGCAGCGTGCCGAACAGTTCGGACTGGTCGACGTAGGAGTTCATCCACGCGCCGCCGCGCTTGGAATCGCGCGCGTACATGTCGGCGATGAAGATCGCCAGCTGCTTGCCGTTGGCGTCGAACACGTCGTAGGCGGTGACGTCGTCGCGGTACAGCGGCAGGTCGGTGCGCTGCTTGAACTTCAGGCCGTACAGCTGGCCGGCGGCGTAGAACACGCCGTTCTCGAGCACGTTCTTCATTTCGAAGTAGGGCTTGAGCTGCGCCTCGTCGAACGCGAACTTTTCCTTGCGCACCTTCTCGGCGTAGAACGCCCAGTCCCACGGCTCGAGCTGGAAGCTCTTCTCGCCCTTGGCGGCCTGTTCCTTGTCGATCATCGCCTGCAGGTCGGCCGCTTCGCGCTTGGCGTTGGCGACCGCGGCCGGGGCGAGCTGGCCGAGCATGTTGTTGACTGCTTCGGGGGTCTTGGCGGTTTCGTCGTCGAGCACGAACGCGGCGTAGTTCGGGAAGCCCATCATCTTGGCGCGCTCGGCGCGCAGGGCGACGACCTTGGACACGATCGCGGTGTTGTCGTAGGCGTTGCCGCGGCTGCCGCGCGCGACCGAGGTCTTGTGCAGCTTCTCGCGCAGGGCGCGGTTGGTCAGGTCGGTTTCCGGCGGCTGGCCGGTGGTGTTGAGCAGGGTCAGCAGGTACTTGCCTTCGAGCTTGCGCGCCTTGGCCGCTTCGGCCGCGGCGGCGATGCGCTCGTCGGACAGGCCGGCCAGCTCTTCCTTGGTGTCGACCACGATCGCCGAATCCTTGACCTCGGCGAGCACGTTCTTGCTGAACTTCGCGCCCAGTTCGGCCAGTTCGGAGTTGATCGCCTTGACCCGGGTCTTCTGCGCTTCGGTCAGGTTGGCGCCGGCGCGGACGAAGTCGGCGTGGTAGCGCTCGATCAGGCGCACGCCCTCGGCGTCCAGGCCCAGCGTGTCGCGCTTTTCGTACAGCGCCTTGATCCGCGCGAACAGCTTCGGGTTCAGCGAGATCGCATCGCGGTGCGCCGACAGCTTGGGCGCGTATTCCTGCTGCAGGTTCTCGCGGGTCGGGTTGGTGTCGGTGCCGGTCAGGTTGAAGAAGGTCGACACCGAACGGCTGAGGATCTGGCCCGAACGCTCCATCGCGACGATGGTGTTGTCGAAGGTCGGCGCCTCGGGGTTGTTGGCGATCGCGTCGATTTCCTTGATCTGGTCGGCCATGCCGCGATCGAAGGCCGGGGCGAAGTCGCTGTCCTTGATCTTGTCGAACTGCGGGAACTGCAGCGGCAGCGGGCTTTGCTGGAAGAACGGGTTCGAAGTCGATGGGGCGTTGGTCACGGCTTTATCGGTCTTGGCGGCTTGGGGAGCCTGGGCCTGGGCATTGTGGGCCAGGCCGGGAACGGTGGCGATCAGGGCCACGGCCAGCGCCAGCGCGAGCGGATGCTTCATCGGTACGAACCTCGTCAAAAGGAATCCCGAAGCCTACCCGATGGGGCCGTGGCCAGCCCATGACGAAAGGCATGGGACGGCGAAGCCGGGTTTGGCGAGGACGCGCGGCCCGATGCTGGGCGGATATGCGCGGACCGGGGCATGACCATTCACCCACGGATACGCCGCCGCGAGCGGTTTACACTCCGGCGACCTTCACCCGGGGAGCGGGCGATGCGAATCCTTCACCGCCGATCCGCGAAGCGCTCATGACCACGCCGGTCGCGCGCGCCTTCGTGCCGATGCTGCACGTCGCCAGCCTGCCGCGGGCGATCGCGTTCTACGCGGCGCTGGATTTCCACGCGACCGAGCTGCACCAGCAGCCCGATCTAGACGACCCGACCTGGGCCTGGATGCAAAGCCCCGGCGGCGCCGAATTCATGCTGGTCCAGGCCGGCGCGCCGATCGACGACGGCGTCCAGGGCGTGCTGTTCTACGTCTATTGCGACGACGTGGTGGCGATGCGCGAGCGCGTGCTCGCCGCCGGCCTGGCCGCCGGCGAACTGACCTATCCGTTCTACCGTCCCAACGGCGAATTCCGCCTCAGCGATCCGGACGGTTACGTCCTGATGGTCACACACGCCGGCGATTGACCGTCCCCTTTCACACCCGTTCCTTTATCCGACACCGGAGCCGCACCCGATGAAATCCCCGCGTCCGCAGTCCGTTACCCGTTTCGCGCTCGCGCTGTGCCTGGTTCCCGGCCTGTCGGTGGCCTTCGCCGCGACCGCGCTGGCGGCGCAGACCACGCGTTACCTGGCCCTGGTCGACGGCGGCAAGCAGGCCGGCCAGCAGGTCGTGACCCGCGCCGACGACGGCACCACCACGGTCGAGTTCGTGTTCAAGGACAACGGCCGCGGGCCCGAGCTCAAGGAAAGCTACACCCTGGCCGACGACGGCACCTACCGCACCTACGCGGTGCAGGGCACCTCGACCTTCGGCGCCAAGGTCGACGAAAGCTTCCAGCGCAACGGCGATCAGGTCAGCTGGAAATCCAAGTCCGACGCCGGCCAGGAGACAGTGCCGGGCGTCGGTCTGTACGCGCCGCTTGGGGGCACCCCGGCCGGGATCTCGGTCGCGCTCGGCGCGTTGGCCAAGCACAACGGCAAGCTGCCGTTGCTGCCCAACGGCACCTTGAGCTCGAGCAAGCTCGGCCAAGCGCAGGTGCAGCGCGACGGCAAGACCCAGACCGTGCAGCTGCTGGCGCTGACCGGGCAGGGCTTCACCCCGAATTTCGTCTGGGCCACCAACGACGCGCAGCCGCGCCTGTTCGCCTTGATCTATCCGGGCTATCTGCAGTTGATCGAGGAAGGCTGGCAGGCCAACGCCGCGGCCCTGGAAACCCAGCAGAAAGCCGCCGAAGGCAAGCTGCTGGTCGACCTGCGCAAGAAGCTCGGCCATCGTTTCGCCGGCACCACGGTGTTGCGCGACGTGCGCGTGTTCGACAGCGAACACGCCACCCTCGGCGCGGCCACCGACGTGGTGATCGCCGACGGCAAGATCGTTTCGGTCGGCAAGGCCGATCCCAAGCTCAAGGCCGATCGCGTCGTCGACGGCGGCGGCAAGGTGCTGATGCCGGGCCTGTTCGACATGCACGGGCATGTCTCGCGCTGGGACGGCGGCCTCAACATCGCCGCGGGCGTCACCACCGTGCGCGACATGGGCAACGACAACGCGACCTTGCAGCAGATGATCGGCGAGATCGAAGACGGCACGCTGATGTCGCCGGGCGTGGTGCCGGCCGGTTTCATCGAAGGCGAAAGCCAGTACTCGGCGCGCAACGGCTTCGTGATCAAGAACCTCGACGAAGCCAAGAAGGCGGTCGACTGGTATTCCGAACACGGGTACCCGCAGATCAAGATCTACAACTCGTTCCCGAAGGCGGTGCTGGGCGACACCGTCGCCTACGCGCACAGCAAGGGCATGCGGGTGAGCGGCCACGTGCCGGCGTTCCTGCGCGCGCAGGACGTGGTCGATCAGGGTTTCGACGAGATCCAGCACATCAATCAGCTGATGCTGAATTTCTTCGTCGACGACAAGACCGATACGCGCACCTTGCAGCGGTTTTACCTGGTCGCCGACAAGACCGCCGACCTGGATTTCGATTCCAAGCCGGTGCAGGACTTCATCGCGACCCTGGCCAAGAAGCAGATCGCGATCGATCCGACCCTGGCGACGTTCGAGTTCCTGCACCAGCGCGACGGCGAGTTGTCGCCGATCGTGGCCGGCATCGAGGACCATCTGCCGCCGGACGTGCAGCGCGGCCGGCGTTCGGCCGAGATGAACATCCCCGACGACGCCACCGCGGCGCGTTACACCAAGTCCTACGACAAGCTGGTCGAATTCGTCGGCCGCGCCTACAAGGCCGGCGTGCCGCTGCTGGCCGGCACCGACGAAGTCCCGGGTTTCACCCTGCAGCACGAACTGGCCTTGTACGTACGCGCCGGCCTGACCCCGGCGCAGGCCTTGCAGGTCGCGACCTGGAACGCGGCGAAGGTCGCGCGCGTGCTCGACAACCGCGGCTCGGTGACGGTCGGCAAGCGCTCGGACCTGATCCTGATCGACGGCGACCCGACCAAGGACATCGGCGACATCCGCAAGGTCTCGCTGGTGCTGCGCGGCGACACCGCGTACTACCCGAGCGAGGTGCATGAGGCGCTCGGGGTGAAGCCGTTTGCTGCGGCGGCGAAGGTGACGGTCGCCAAGTAAGCGATGCAAAAGCCCCTCTCCCGCTTGCGGGAGAGGGGTTGGGGTGAGGGAACAATTGAGTCGCGGTGCAATTCGGCCGGACCGCGTGCCCTCACCCCGGCCCTCTCCCGCAAGCGGGAGAGGGAGAGGGCGGTGCCAGTGATGGAGGGCCGGGGCGATAGTTAGCGCCACCGCCCATTCGAGCACCGACTCTTTAATGATTTGGTAACATTCGCCGGTCAATGAGCCGACCACGGCGCGGGCAGCTCCGCGCCAGAACCGCCAAGGGGCGGTCCGATCGCCCATCGCCGTCAGCCCATGCCCGAGGGGAGCATGACGCCGCGGCGGTTTCCCAAGCACTGGCGCCCCACGCGCCGCGTCCACCGAGAAACCCCGACCATGTCCCAGCACGCCCGTGCTCCCCGTCGTCTTGCCCCGCGCAGCCACGCTCTCGCGCTCGCCATCGGCCTGACCCTCGTTTCCACCGCTGTGTTTGCCCAGGACGCCGCGCCCGCCGCGCCCGCCGAAGGCGACGCCAAGACCCTCGACGCGCTGATGGTGACCGCGCAGCGCAAGGTCGAACGCGCCAAGGACGTGCCGGTCGCGCTCACCACCGTCGATCGCGAGAAGCTGCACGTGCTCGGCTCCGGCGGCGGCGATATCCGCTTCCTGTCCGGCCGCCTGCCGAGCCTCAACATCGAGTCCTCGTTCGGCCGCGCCTTCCCGCGCTTCTACATCCGCGGCCTGGGCAACACCGATTTCGACTTGAACGCCTCGCAGCCGGTGTCGCTGGTGTACGACGACATCGTGCTCGAGAACCCGCTGCTCAAGGGCTTCCCGGTGTTCGACCTGGAAAATGTCGAACTGCTGCGCGGCCCGCAGGGCACGCTGTTCGGCCGCAACACGCCGGCCGGCGTGGTCAAGTTCGAATCGGCCAAGCCGACCCGCGAACTGGAAGGCTACGGCCAGATTTCCTACGGCACCTACGGCACCACCAACTTCGAAGGCGCGGTCAGCGGCCCGCTCGGCCCGAACTGGTCGGCGCGCGCTTCGGCGATGTACCAGCGCCGCGACGACTGGGTCGACAACACCAACCCGAACGCGCGCACCAACCCCAAGCTCGAAGGCTATGACGAGTCGGCCGCGCGCCTGCAACTGCAGTACGACGGCAGCGACACCTTCCACGCCTTGTTCAACGTGCACGCGCGCCATCTCAACGGCACCGCGCGCCTGTTCCGGGCGATGCTGTTCAAAAAGGGCACGAATGATCTGGTCGACGGCTTCGACGTCGACAAGGTCGGCATCGACGGACGCAACTTCCAGAAGCTCGACACCTGGGGCGCGAGCGCGCGCCTGAGCTGGGACCTGTCGAACGATCTGACCCTGTACTCGATCACCGGTTACGAAACCGCCGATTCGCTCAGCCGCGGCGACATCGACGGCGGCGTCGGCGCGGTGTTCCTGCCCGGCGGCAGCACCCCGGCCGGCATTCCGTTCACCGCCGAATCGGCCGACGGTCTGCCCGACCATCGCCAGATCACCCAGGAATTCCGCCTGGAATCGAACTACAGCGGCCCGTTGAACTGGCAGGCCGGCCTGTTCTATTTCGACGAAGACATCACCGTCGACAGCTTGAACTACGACACCCTGGCCGGCGGCGTGCAGGCCGGTCACGCCCAGCAGAAGCAGCGCAACAAGGCCTGGGCGGCGTTCGGTTCGCTCGAGTACGCGGTCACCGACCGCTTCAAGCTGCGCGGCGGCCTGCGCTACACCCAGGACAAGAAGGACTTCAGCGCCAGCGTGCTGCAGAGCGCGCCGTTCGGCGCGCCGGTGTCGGGCCCGTTCAAGGTCAACACCGATGTCGACGACGTCAGCTGGGATATCAGCGGCGTGTTCCAGGCCACCGACGATATCAACCTGTACGCCCGCGTCGCCAAGGGCTTCCGCGCGCCCAGCATCCAGGGCCGTTTGCTGTTCCAGGTGCCGCCGCAGCCGTCGGTCGCCGACGCCGAGAAGGTGATCTCGTACGAAGCCGGCCTCAAGGCCGACCTGTGGGACAAGCGCGCGCGCCTGGGCTTCGCGTTGTTCCGCTACAACGTCGACAACCAGCAGCTCAACGCGGTCGGCGGCGCGCTCAACCAGACCATC
This genomic interval carries:
- a CDS encoding response regulator transcription factor — encoded protein: MAAISAFQASSSTSSGAAGADNRNARRIAVVERDPDLRQQILHSLQTRQFAIVECANATALYRNLLTAPCDIAVIASDLPDDNPRSVALHLRQHSDIGIIVLDAEAGCHGEADSYHEIADACFAKPVDLDGLAAVVTAMHSLQHHMRAMPARAGAGQPEWELALDGWTLRTPEGASIDLSAPERNVLLRLVNTGAGGHPVSHDSLIGSLTSDVYDFDPHRLEMLIYRLRKKVALMSPLPLPLRAVRGMGYLCTIVRSNN
- a CDS encoding M3 family metallopeptidase — translated: MKHPLALALAVALIATVPGLAHNAQAQAPQAAKTDKAVTNAPSTSNPFFQQSPLPLQFPQFDKIKDSDFAPAFDRGMADQIKEIDAIANNPEAPTFDNTIVAMERSGQILSRSVSTFFNLTGTDTNPTRENLQQEYAPKLSAHRDAISLNPKLFARIKALYEKRDTLGLDAEGVRLIERYHADFVRAGANLTEAQKTRVKAINSELAELGAKFSKNVLAEVKDSAIVVDTKEELAGLSDERIAAAAEAAKARKLEGKYLLTLLNTTGQPPETDLTNRALREKLHKTSVARGSRGNAYDNTAIVSKVVALRAERAKMMGFPNYAAFVLDDETAKTPEAVNNMLGQLAPAAVANAKREAADLQAMIDKEQAAKGEKSFQLEPWDWAFYAEKVRKEKFAFDEAQLKPYFEMKNVLENGVFYAAGQLYGLKFKQRTDLPLYRDDVTAYDVFDANGKQLAIFIADMYARDSKRGGAWMNSYVDQSELFGTLPVVANHLNIPKPPAGKPTLMTWDEVTTMFHEFGHALHGMFSNVKYPYFSGTSVPRDFVEFPSQVNEMWADWPSVLANYAKHYQTGEAMPKELLDKVLAASKFNQGFTTTEYLGAAMLDQNYHQIGDASKVPAPKDVMAFETASLKKDGIFYPPVPPRYRTPYFSHIMGGYAAGYYAYIWSEVLDANTVEWIKQHGGLTRENGDRFRATLLSRGGSKDALQLFRDFSGHDPQIQPLLERRGLTAPVAPAKGSKE
- a CDS encoding VOC family protein, translated to MTTPVARAFVPMLHVASLPRAIAFYAALDFHATELHQQPDLDDPTWAWMQSPGGAEFMLVQAGAPIDDGVQGVLFYVYCDDVVAMRERVLAAGLAAGELTYPFYRPNGEFRLSDPDGYVLMVTHAGD
- a CDS encoding amidohydrolase family protein; its protein translation is MKSPRPQSVTRFALALCLVPGLSVAFAATALAAQTTRYLALVDGGKQAGQQVVTRADDGTTTVEFVFKDNGRGPELKESYTLADDGTYRTYAVQGTSTFGAKVDESFQRNGDQVSWKSKSDAGQETVPGVGLYAPLGGTPAGISVALGALAKHNGKLPLLPNGTLSSSKLGQAQVQRDGKTQTVQLLALTGQGFTPNFVWATNDAQPRLFALIYPGYLQLIEEGWQANAAALETQQKAAEGKLLVDLRKKLGHRFAGTTVLRDVRVFDSEHATLGAATDVVIADGKIVSVGKADPKLKADRVVDGGGKVLMPGLFDMHGHVSRWDGGLNIAAGVTTVRDMGNDNATLQQMIGEIEDGTLMSPGVVPAGFIEGESQYSARNGFVIKNLDEAKKAVDWYSEHGYPQIKIYNSFPKAVLGDTVAYAHSKGMRVSGHVPAFLRAQDVVDQGFDEIQHINQLMLNFFVDDKTDTRTLQRFYLVADKTADLDFDSKPVQDFIATLAKKQIAIDPTLATFEFLHQRDGELSPIVAGIEDHLPPDVQRGRRSAEMNIPDDATAARYTKSYDKLVEFVGRAYKAGVPLLAGTDEVPGFTLQHELALYVRAGLTPAQALQVATWNAAKVARVLDNRGSVTVGKRSDLILIDGDPTKDIGDIRKVSLVLRGDTAYYPSEVHEALGVKPFAAAAKVTVAK
- a CDS encoding TonB-dependent receptor, which codes for MSQHARAPRRLAPRSHALALAIGLTLVSTAVFAQDAAPAAPAEGDAKTLDALMVTAQRKVERAKDVPVALTTVDREKLHVLGSGGGDIRFLSGRLPSLNIESSFGRAFPRFYIRGLGNTDFDLNASQPVSLVYDDIVLENPLLKGFPVFDLENVELLRGPQGTLFGRNTPAGVVKFESAKPTRELEGYGQISYGTYGTTNFEGAVSGPLGPNWSARASAMYQRRDDWVDNTNPNARTNPKLEGYDESAARLQLQYDGSDTFHALFNVHARHLNGTARLFRAMLFKKGTNDLVDGFDVDKVGIDGRNFQKLDTWGASARLSWDLSNDLTLYSITGYETADSLSRGDIDGGVGAVFLPGGSTPAGIPFTAESADGLPDHRQITQEFRLESNYSGPLNWQAGLFYFDEDITVDSLNYDTLAGGVQAGHAQQKQRNKAWAAFGSLEYAVTDRFKLRGGLRYTQDKKDFSASVLQSAPFGAPVSGPFKVNTDVDDVSWDISGVFQATDDINLYARVAKGFRAPSIQGRLLFQVPPQPSVADAEKVISYEAGLKADLWDKRARLGFALFRYNVDNQQLNAVGGALNQTILVNADKTVGQGFEVDLDAYLTDNLMVTFGASYNDTEIKDANLFVAPCGGGCTVTDPTVVRNGVTLAAIDGNPLPQAPKWVYNVTARYTLPLANGNEFYVYTDWAYRSGVNFFLYESKEFRGKPLLEGGLRVGYSWDNGRYDVALYGRNILDEVRAVGGIDFNNLVGFVNDPRIVGAEFKASF